In Thermotomaculum hydrothermale, a single genomic region encodes these proteins:
- a CDS encoding TIGR00266 family protein: protein MSDAVMWYIAIAGQQQGPFGKEDVIKKLQSGELTPDTLVYAQGITQNWVPISSIPEFAQYLSNQGGDTPPVPAQSTTQVAHVIDYKVFGDDLQFVEIELDPGETVVAEAGAMMYMEDGIEMEAKFGDGSNENQGFMGKLLSAGKRMITGESLFMTHFTNRGNRKKKVAFGAPYPGKIVPVDLKDVGGTLLCQKDAFLCCAKGISLGIAFQKKIGVGLFGGEGFIMEKLEGDGLVFMHAGGTIIEKTLSPGQQFKVDTGCIVAYQPTVNYDVQFTGGIKTSLFGGEGLFLATLTGPGKIWLQSLPFSRLADRIYSAAPQTGGKRVGEGSILGGLGDLLDGD from the coding sequence ATGTCAGATGCTGTTATGTGGTATATTGCCATTGCAGGCCAGCAACAGGGGCCTTTCGGCAAAGAGGATGTTATAAAAAAACTTCAAAGCGGGGAGTTAACCCCGGATACACTTGTTTATGCTCAAGGAATAACTCAAAACTGGGTTCCTATTTCTTCAATCCCAGAGTTTGCACAGTACCTTTCAAATCAAGGGGGAGACACCCCACCTGTTCCAGCTCAAAGCACAACACAGGTTGCCCATGTTATTGACTACAAGGTATTCGGAGATGACTTACAGTTTGTAGAAATTGAGTTAGACCCCGGGGAAACAGTTGTAGCAGAAGCAGGGGCAATGATGTATATGGAAGATGGTATTGAAATGGAAGCAAAGTTTGGAGACGGCTCAAACGAAAATCAGGGGTTTATGGGCAAGCTTTTAAGCGCAGGAAAGAGAATGATTACAGGTGAATCCCTTTTTATGACCCATTTTACAAACAGGGGAAATAGAAAGAAAAAGGTTGCCTTTGGTGCCCCCTATCCAGGAAAGATTGTTCCTGTTGACTTAAAGGATGTTGGGGGAACACTTTTATGCCAGAAAGACGCCTTTTTATGCTGTGCTAAAGGGATATCATTAGGCATTGCTTTTCAGAAAAAAATAGGTGTTGGGCTTTTCGGTGGAGAAGGCTTTATTATGGAAAAATTGGAAGGTGACGGCCTTGTATTTATGCACGCAGGAGGCACAATAATTGAAAAAACATTATCCCCGGGACAGCAGTTCAAAGTGGATACCGGCTGTATTGTTGCCTATCAACCAACTGTAAACTACGATGTGCAGTTTACAGGGGGAATAAAAACCTCTCTATTCGGCGGGGAAGGATTGTTTTTAGCAACCCTTACAGGCCCTGGTAAAATCTGGCTTCAATCCCTGCCATTTTCAAGGCTTGCAGACAGGATTTACTCAGCTGCCCCTCAGACAGGCGGAAAGAGAGTGGGAGAAGGCTCAATTTTAGGTGGGCTTGGTGACTTATTAGACGGCGATTAA
- a CDS encoding chemotaxis protein CheW, with amino-acid sequence MARIGKTKIAIDVKQIHFVIRNNGIVPFPDMPEWMEGIISFRDKVIPIVNNKRKFEFENDNTEKKRIVLCEIKDKVLFGLNIDQYLDIIKVEDKQVKKMTLKKGEEVIPIIDLKKLITEEEIEFAKRI; translated from the coding sequence TTGGCAAGAATAGGAAAAACAAAAATTGCAATAGATGTAAAACAGATACACTTTGTAATAAGGAATAATGGCATTGTGCCTTTTCCCGATATGCCTGAATGGATGGAGGGAATAATTTCATTTAGAGACAAAGTAATCCCTATTGTGAATAACAAACGAAAATTTGAATTTGAAAATGATAATACAGAAAAAAAACGAATAGTTTTGTGCGAAATCAAAGATAAAGTACTGTTTGGGCTTAATATAGACCAATACCTTGACATAATAAAAGTTGAAGATAAACAGGTTAAAAAAATGACTTTGAAAAAGGGGGAAGAAGTTATCCCTATAATAGACTTGAAAAAGCTGATAACAGAGGAAGAAATTGAATTTGCAAAAAGAATATAA
- a CDS encoding metallophosphoesterase family protein, with protein MNLQKEYKFIVFTDTHLPVENRKERFNYFLELLKKSVELTENIILLGDVFEVWSGVSYYNHRRGKALLEKIKELRTKAKFILIEGNWDFFLCKNFGEYFDFCTEKHLTLNENGKTISFTHGHYFGDWQTRVLNFILTNPISYFAWKTGCLKNLEIKVAHKFLNKETSPLPDGYDLSLAAKKLKQKFKDSNFIFCGHFHEEKVIDNVFFLKDYQSSSFFYGITPNRIDTLFFENEAIKKVKSISLK; from the coding sequence TTGAATTTGCAAAAAGAATATAAATTCATTGTCTTTACCGATACCCACCTTCCGGTAGAAAACAGGAAAGAGAGATTTAATTATTTTCTTGAACTTCTAAAAAAATCAGTAGAATTAACAGAAAATATAATTCTTTTAGGAGATGTCTTTGAAGTATGGAGCGGTGTATCATACTATAACCACCGGAGAGGAAAGGCTCTTTTAGAAAAGATCAAAGAATTAAGGACAAAAGCAAAATTTATTTTAATAGAGGGGAATTGGGACTTTTTCCTGTGCAAAAACTTTGGAGAATACTTTGATTTTTGCACTGAAAAACACCTTACTCTTAATGAAAATGGTAAAACAATATCCTTTACCCACGGACACTATTTTGGAGACTGGCAAACAAGGGTGTTAAACTTTATCCTGACAAACCCTATAAGCTACTTTGCGTGGAAAACAGGGTGCTTAAAAAACCTTGAAATTAAGGTTGCCCACAAATTTTTAAATAAAGAGACAAGCCCTTTACCTGATGGGTACGACTTATCCCTTGCAGCAAAAAAATTAAAACAAAAATTCAAAGATAGCAATTTTATTTTCTGCGGCCACTTTCACGAAGAGAAGGTAATTGACAATGTCTTTTTTCTGAAAGACTATCAATCAAGCAGTTTTTTTTACGGAATAACACCAAACAGAATAGACACTTTGTTTTTTGAAAATGAAGCAATAAAAAAGGTAAAATCTATTTCCCTGAAATAA